From a region of the Burkholderiaceae bacterium DAT-1 genome:
- the iscA gene encoding iron-sulfur cluster assembly protein IscA — protein MALTLSPSAARHVSNYIARRGKGLGVRLAVKTSGCSGMAYKLEFVDEQADEDVVFESNGVKVFTDAKSLPYIDGTELDFVKEGLNEGFKFRNPNVKDECGCGESFNV, from the coding sequence ATGGCACTGACGCTTTCTCCCTCTGCCGCTCGCCATGTGAGCAACTACATCGCCCGCCGAGGTAAAGGTCTGGGCGTACGCCTTGCCGTCAAAACTTCCGGCTGTTCAGGCATGGCCTACAAGCTGGAGTTCGTCGACGAACAAGCCGACGAAGATGTGGTATTCGAGAGCAATGGCGTAAAGGTCTTTACCGATGCCAAGAGCCTGCCCTACATCGATGGCACCGAGCTGGACTTCGTCAAGGAAGGTCTGAATGAAGGCTTCAAGTTCCGTAATCCGAACGTCAAGGATGAGTGCGGCTGCGGCGAGAGCTTTAACGTCTGA
- a CDS encoding IscS subfamily cysteine desulfurase yields the protein MKLPIYLDYSATTPVDPRVAEKMIPWLTEHFGNPASRSHAFGWEAEEAVENARAQVAALVNCDAKEIVWTSGATESNNLAIKGIAHFYKDKGKHLITMKTEHKAVLDPMRELEREGFEVTYLAPQENGLVNMAELEAALRPDTILVSIMVVNNEIGVIQPFAAIGELCRSKGIFFHADAAQATGKVKIDLSELKVDLMSFSAHKTYGPKGIGALYVRRKPRVRLEAQMHGGGHERGMRSGTLATHQIIGMGEAFRIAAEEMDTENARIKKLRDRFWAGISAIEEVHLNGDLEQRVPHNLNVSFNFVEGESLIMALKDLAVSSGSACTSASLEPSYVLRALGRSDELAHSSIRFTIGRYTTEEQIDYAIKLVHEKIGKLRDLSPLWDMYKEGIDLSTVQWAEH from the coding sequence ATGAAGCTGCCGATTTACCTCGACTACTCTGCTACCACCCCGGTCGACCCGCGTGTCGCCGAAAAGATGATTCCCTGGTTGACCGAACACTTTGGCAATCCGGCCAGCCGTTCGCATGCCTTTGGCTGGGAAGCCGAGGAAGCCGTGGAAAATGCCCGTGCGCAGGTTGCAGCACTGGTGAACTGCGACGCCAAGGAAATCGTCTGGACCAGTGGTGCCACCGAGTCGAACAATCTGGCCATCAAGGGGATTGCCCACTTCTACAAGGATAAGGGCAAGCACCTGATCACCATGAAGACCGAGCACAAGGCTGTGCTCGATCCGATGCGCGAACTGGAACGCGAAGGTTTCGAGGTCACTTACCTCGCGCCACAGGAAAACGGTCTGGTCAACATGGCCGAACTGGAAGCCGCGCTACGCCCGGATACCATCCTTGTCTCCATCATGGTGGTGAACAATGAAATCGGCGTGATTCAGCCGTTTGCCGCCATTGGCGAACTGTGCCGCAGCAAAGGTATCTTCTTCCATGCTGATGCAGCTCAAGCGACGGGCAAGGTGAAAATCGATCTGAGCGAACTCAAGGTTGACCTGATGAGTTTCTCGGCGCACAAGACCTACGGCCCGAAGGGTATTGGCGCCCTGTACGTTCGCCGCAAGCCGCGCGTTCGTCTCGAAGCACAGATGCATGGTGGCGGCCACGAGCGTGGCATGCGCTCAGGTACACTGGCCACCCACCAGATCATCGGCATGGGCGAAGCCTTCCGCATCGCTGCAGAAGAAATGGACACCGAAAACGCCCGCATCAAGAAGCTGCGTGATCGTTTCTGGGCCGGTATTTCCGCCATCGAAGAAGTGCACTTGAATGGCGATCTGGAACAGCGTGTTCCGCACAATCTGAATGTCAGCTTCAACTTCGTGGAAGGTGAATCGCTGATCATGGCGCTGAAGGATCTGGCTGTATCCAGCGGTTCGGCCTGTACTTCGGCTAGTCTGGAGCCCTCCTATGTGCTGCGCGCACTAGGTCGTTCGGACGAGCTGGCACACTCGTCGATCCGTTTTACAATTGGTCGCTACACCACTGAAGAGCAGATCGACTACGCTATCAAGCTGGTCCACGAAAAGATCGGCAAACTGCGCGACCTCTCCCCGCTGTGGGATATGTATAAAGAAGGCATCGATCTCAGCACGGTGCAGTGGGCAGAACACTAA
- the iscU gene encoding Fe-S cluster assembly scaffold IscU translates to MAYSDKVIDHYENPRNVGSFEKGDDAVGTGMVGAPACGDVMKLQIRVGEDGRIEDAKFKTYGCGSAIASSSLVTEWVKGKTLDEALAIKNTQIAEELALPPVKIHCSILAEDAIKAAVADYKAKH, encoded by the coding sequence ATGGCATACAGCGATAAAGTCATCGATCACTACGAAAATCCGCGTAACGTGGGTTCATTCGAAAAGGGTGATGATGCGGTAGGTACCGGCATGGTCGGCGCACCGGCCTGCGGCGATGTGATGAAACTGCAGATTCGCGTGGGCGAAGACGGCCGCATTGAAGACGCTAAATTCAAGACATACGGCTGTGGCTCGGCGATTGCGTCCAGTTCGCTGGTCACCGAATGGGTAAAGGGCAAGACGCTGGATGAAGCGCTCGCCATCAAGAACACCCAGATCGCTGAAGAACTGGCACTGCCACCGGTGAAGATCCACTGCTCGATTCTGGCCGAAGACGCCATCAAGGCAGCGGTTGCAGATTACAAGGCCAAGCACTGA
- the fdx gene encoding ISC system 2Fe-2S type ferredoxin, translating into MPKITVLPHATLCPEGAQLDAESGKTICEILLHNYIRIEHACEQSCACTTCHVIVREGFNSLNEATEDEEDLLDKAWGLTALSRLSCQAVVADKDLVVEIPKYTINHAREGHDSDWEV; encoded by the coding sequence ATGCCAAAAATTACCGTCCTGCCGCACGCAACCTTGTGTCCGGAAGGCGCACAGCTGGATGCCGAATCGGGCAAGACCATCTGCGAAATCCTGCTGCACAATTACATTCGCATCGAGCACGCCTGCGAACAGAGCTGCGCCTGCACCACCTGCCACGTCATCGTGCGCGAGGGCTTCAATAGCCTGAATGAAGCGACAGAGGACGAAGAAGACCTGCTGGACAAGGCCTGGGGCCTGACCGCCCTGTCGCGTCTGTCCTGTCAGGCAGTGGTGGCAGACAAGGATCTGGTTGTTGAAATCCCCAAGTACACCATCAATCATGCCCGCGAAGGCCATGACAGCGACTGGGAAGTGTAA
- the iscR gene encoding Fe-S cluster assembly transcriptional regulator IscR — MRLTTKGRFAVTAMLDLAMRQAKGPVTLAGISERQQISLSYLEQLFGKLRRNQLVESVRGPGGGYCLARDAGIISVADIIAAVDEPMDATQCGGKENCLDDGRCMTHDLWSDLNRTIHEYLASVTLGQLMDKQLAKNAACHVLHDKRGTPLEALQA; from the coding sequence ATGCGTCTCACTACCAAAGGTCGATTTGCCGTTACTGCCATGCTGGATCTGGCCATGCGCCAGGCCAAAGGCCCGGTGACGCTCGCCGGCATCTCCGAACGCCAGCAGATTTCACTGTCCTACCTCGAACAGCTGTTCGGCAAGCTGCGCCGCAATCAGCTCGTTGAAAGCGTCCGTGGTCCCGGCGGTGGATATTGCCTCGCGCGCGACGCAGGCATCATTTCCGTCGCAGACATCATTGCCGCTGTGGATGAGCCAATGGACGCCACCCAATGCGGCGGCAAGGAAAACTGCCTGGATGATGGTCGCTGCATGACACACGACCTGTGGTCCGACCTCAACCGAACCATTCACGAATACCTCGCCTCGGTGACCTTGGGTCAACTGATGGACAAGCAGCTGGCGAAAAACGCCGCCTGCCACGTGCTGCACGACAAGCGCGGCACCCCGCTGGAAGCGCTGCAGGCCTGA
- the hscA gene encoding Fe-S protein assembly chaperone HscA: MALLQISEPGMSAAPHQHRLAVGIDLGTTNSLVATVRSGSATVLPDDAGRSLLPSVVHYGRDNTITVGHAAQRRQSEDPHNTIVSVKRFMGRGVHDLPDAATVPYRFVDAPGMLKLRTVAGDKSPVEVSADILRTLRERAELSLGGDLTGAVITVPAYFDDAQRQATKDAAKLAGLNVLRLLNEPTAAAIAYGLDNGAEGTFAVYDLGGGTFDVSILKLSRGVFEVVATSGDASLGGDDFDHRIYCWIIQQAGLSLVNDHDMRLLLSRAREAKEALTDHAETRITAKLSDGEVIDLVLTSAVMHDITAHLVQKTITPVRKALRDAKLGKEDIKGVVMVGGATRMPHVRQAVADFFGMPPLTNLDPDKVVALGAAMQANVLAGNRGEDDWLLLDVIPLSLGLETMGGLVEKIVPRNSTIPTARAQEFTTFKDGQTALAVHVVQGERELVSDCRSLARFELRGIPPMAAGAARIRVTFQVDADGLLSVSAREQSTGIEASIAVKPSYGLGDDEIARMLQESMSHASDDMKARALAEARVEAQSLLQAIEVALAADRDLLNDAEADVLAASMHALSAATQDDDAAAIRNATDALNQASTDFAGRRMDRAVSRGLAGQYLSELG; the protein is encoded by the coding sequence ATGGCCCTTCTCCAGATTTCCGAACCCGGCATGAGTGCCGCCCCGCACCAGCACCGTCTGGCTGTGGGGATTGATCTCGGCACCACCAATTCGCTGGTTGCAACTGTGCGCAGTGGTTCCGCAACAGTGCTGCCCGATGATGCTGGCCGCAGCCTGCTGCCTTCAGTGGTGCACTATGGCCGCGACAACACGATCACGGTGGGTCACGCCGCCCAGCGCCGCCAATCCGAAGATCCGCACAATACCATCGTCTCGGTGAAGCGCTTCATGGGCCGTGGTGTCCATGATCTGCCGGATGCAGCCACTGTTCCCTACCGCTTTGTCGATGCGCCGGGCATGCTCAAGCTGCGTACCGTTGCGGGCGACAAGAGTCCGGTAGAAGTCTCTGCCGATATCCTGCGTACATTGCGCGAGCGCGCAGAGCTCAGCCTCGGTGGCGATCTGACAGGTGCCGTGATTACTGTTCCGGCCTATTTTGATGATGCCCAGCGTCAGGCCACCAAGGATGCGGCCAAGCTGGCCGGTCTGAATGTACTGCGCCTGCTGAACGAACCGACCGCTGCCGCTATCGCCTATGGACTCGACAACGGAGCCGAAGGCACCTTTGCCGTGTACGATCTGGGTGGCGGTACGTTTGACGTATCGATCCTCAAGTTGAGCCGTGGCGTGTTTGAAGTAGTGGCTACCAGTGGTGATGCCTCGCTGGGTGGCGATGATTTCGACCATCGGATCTACTGCTGGATCATTCAACAGGCAGGTTTGTCACTGGTCAATGATCACGATATGCGTCTGTTGCTGTCACGTGCGCGTGAGGCCAAGGAAGCACTAACTGATCACGCCGAAACCCGCATTACCGCCAAGCTGAGCGATGGTGAAGTCATCGATCTGGTGTTGACCTCTGCCGTGATGCATGACATCACCGCGCATCTGGTACAGAAAACGATTACCCCGGTGCGCAAAGCCCTGCGCGATGCCAAGCTGGGCAAGGAAGATATCAAGGGTGTAGTGATGGTAGGCGGTGCAACCCGCATGCCGCACGTGCGTCAGGCCGTAGCCGACTTTTTCGGCATGCCGCCCCTGACCAATCTCGATCCGGACAAAGTGGTGGCGCTCGGTGCAGCTATGCAGGCCAATGTGCTGGCTGGCAATCGTGGTGAAGATGACTGGCTGCTGCTGGATGTGATTCCGCTATCGCTGGGTCTGGAAACTATGGGTGGTCTGGTCGAAAAGATCGTGCCGCGCAATAGTACGATTCCGACTGCCCGTGCTCAGGAATTTACCACGTTCAAGGATGGCCAGACTGCACTGGCTGTCCATGTGGTACAGGGCGAGCGCGAACTGGTGTCCGATTGTCGGTCACTGGCGCGCTTCGAGCTGCGCGGCATCCCCCCGATGGCTGCAGGTGCTGCGCGTATTCGTGTCACCTTCCAGGTAGATGCCGACGGTTTGCTGTCTGTGTCTGCGCGCGAACAATCGACCGGAATCGAAGCCAGTATCGCCGTGAAGCCAAGTTACGGCCTGGGTGATGATGAGATCGCCCGCATGCTGCAGGAATCCATGAGCCACGCGTCTGACGATATGAAGGCGCGTGCGCTGGCTGAAGCGCGCGTCGAAGCGCAAAGCCTGTTGCAGGCCATTGAAGTGGCGCTGGCCGCTGACCGCGACCTGCTGAATGACGCAGAGGCCGATGTGCTCGCCGCCAGCATGCACGCATTGTCTGCCGCAACCCAAGATGATGATGCCGCAGCGATCCGTAATGCTACCGATGCCCTGAATCAGGCCAGTACCGATTTTGCAGGCCGCCGGATGGATCGCGCCGTGAGTCGCGGCCTGGCGGGCCAGTATTTGAGCGAGCTGGGCTAA
- the cysE gene encoding serine O-acetyltransferase, whose protein sequence is MFTRLRENIRVVFDRDPAARSSWEVLTCYPGLHALTCHQLANGLWRRNFKWLARFVSHLSRFFTGIEIHPGATIGRRVFIDHGMGIVIGEHAVIGDDCTLYHGVTLGGLGLASKPGKRHPTLGKGVVVGAGAKVIGPIDIGEGAKIGPNAVVIKDVEAGAIMVANLARKVEKSAFTREEQAEKLGFSAYAISENMDDPMVKAVHGLIDHSANIDQRIDLILQHLEKLGVNCAEERAKVDNFNASHLNRIID, encoded by the coding sequence ATGTTTACGCGCCTCAGAGAGAACATTCGTGTCGTGTTCGATCGCGACCCTGCCGCTCGTTCAAGCTGGGAAGTCCTGACCTGTTACCCGGGTCTGCACGCCCTCACCTGCCACCAGCTCGCCAATGGGCTATGGCGTCGTAATTTCAAATGGCTGGCGCGCTTTGTTTCCCACCTCAGCCGCTTTTTTACCGGTATCGAAATCCATCCGGGCGCGACCATCGGCCGCCGCGTTTTTATCGATCACGGCATGGGTATCGTCATTGGCGAACATGCGGTAATTGGCGATGATTGCACGCTGTACCATGGGGTCACACTGGGCGGTCTGGGGCTTGCCTCCAAACCGGGCAAACGCCACCCCACGCTCGGCAAAGGCGTGGTGGTCGGTGCCGGCGCCAAAGTCATCGGCCCGATCGACATCGGGGAAGGCGCCAAAATTGGCCCCAACGCCGTGGTGATCAAGGATGTCGAGGCCGGTGCCATCATGGTGGCCAATCTGGCGCGCAAGGTCGAAAAAAGTGCCTTCACGCGTGAAGAGCAAGCCGAAAAGCTGGGCTTTTCTGCCTACGCCATCTCGGAAAATATGGATGATCCTATGGTCAAAGCGGTTCACGGCCTCATTGATCACAGCGCGAACATAGACCAGCGTATCGATCTGATTCTGCAGCACCTCGAAAAACTCGGGGTCAATTGCGCAGAGGAGCGTGCCAAAGTCGACAATTTCAACGCCAGCCACCTCAATCGCATCATTGATTAA
- the hscB gene encoding Fe-S protein assembly co-chaperone HscB translates to MEFDFSQNHFELFGLPVDFDIDAGKLEAAWRELQSRFHPDRAASLGDAEKRLALQAATQVNEAWQTLKLPLARGRYILKLRGVDTQEETNTAMPVDFLMQQMEWRETVSDARSTGDVDGLEDLAAAIRKAAKSLEAELGAALNQADNAALAALTVRKLRFMEKLEQEISDAIGALLD, encoded by the coding sequence ATGGAATTTGATTTCTCGCAGAATCATTTCGAGCTGTTCGGGCTGCCTGTTGATTTCGATATTGACGCCGGCAAGCTCGAAGCAGCCTGGCGCGAGCTTCAGTCCCGGTTTCATCCGGATCGTGCCGCCAGTCTGGGTGACGCAGAAAAACGTCTTGCCCTGCAGGCCGCGACTCAGGTCAATGAAGCTTGGCAAACACTGAAGCTTCCACTGGCTCGCGGACGCTATATCCTGAAGCTGCGTGGCGTGGATACTCAGGAAGAAACCAACACGGCGATGCCGGTTGATTTCCTGATGCAGCAGATGGAATGGCGCGAAACGGTCAGTGACGCGCGCTCGACAGGCGATGTTGATGGACTAGAAGATCTGGCCGCCGCGATTCGCAAGGCCGCAAAATCACTGGAAGCAGAACTTGGCGCCGCGCTGAATCAGGCAGATAATGCCGCGCTCGCTGCGCTGACTGTTCGCAAGCTGCGATTTATGGAAAAGCTCGAACAGGAAATCAGCGATGCGATTGGCGCATTGCTGGACTGA